In Bacillus sp. Marseille-Q1617, a genomic segment contains:
- a CDS encoding fibronectin type III domain-containing protein — MKIDSKQFVPKSIHSIKRSLLRTIRGGRLIRHSRIRKFKNKYRSVSIFAQLVAIWYLTMFAAIHFTGDTGAAFNDVETIAETISAAEDFCKDAKEGSEYWKQRCKDNAGIGNGTEPVDEDTGEGTDPDNPGHNKDECDDHTNAPCSENSKITDLQKNISSDSIQLTWNNPQDQKFSSVTIYRNDELAAENIKNGQFEDKGLTPSTTYLYKLIMVDKHGKTLHEEVIEIITADSEKETQTPEESSSKEAAKQSEQEEPSKEEDAAEPTEGEESPEKEDKQPPAEVTTLKAERNGNNIKLTWVNPSEEDFSYISIYIEGSAEPIKVKVADSKIDLQQNPKDKVTYRFKTVDTSGNESTGTLITVEEKQ, encoded by the coding sequence ATGAAAATAGATTCAAAGCAGTTCGTTCCTAAATCTATACATAGCATCAAACGTTCATTGTTAAGAACGATTAGGGGAGGGAGACTTATTAGACACTCTCGAATAAGAAAGTTCAAGAATAAATACCGGAGTGTTAGTATTTTTGCCCAATTAGTTGCCATATGGTACTTGACGATGTTTGCGGCGATACACTTCACCGGTGATACTGGAGCTGCTTTCAATGATGTTGAAACAATTGCTGAGACAATATCGGCTGCAGAGGACTTCTGTAAGGATGCAAAAGAAGGCTCTGAATATTGGAAACAGCGATGCAAAGATAATGCCGGCATCGGAAATGGGACTGAACCAGTAGACGAGGATACGGGTGAAGGAACAGATCCTGATAATCCGGGACATAACAAAGATGAGTGTGACGATCATACCAATGCTCCTTGCTCTGAAAATAGTAAAATAACAGACTTACAGAAAAACATTTCTAGTGACAGCATCCAACTAACATGGAACAACCCTCAGGATCAAAAATTCAGTTCGGTCACCATTTATCGAAACGATGAACTTGCTGCTGAGAATATAAAGAATGGCCAGTTTGAAGACAAAGGGCTAACACCCTCTACAACTTATCTATATAAGCTGATCATGGTCGATAAGCACGGAAAAACCTTACATGAAGAAGTAATCGAAATTATTACCGCTGATTCAGAAAAAGAAACACAGACGCCGGAAGAATCGTCATCAAAAGAAGCTGCTAAGCAATCTGAACAAGAAGAACCTAGTAAGGAAGAGGATGCAGCTGAACCTACTGAAGGTGAAGAATCTCCTGAAAAAGAAGATAAACAGCCTCCAGCAGAAGTCACAACCCTCAAAGCTGAGAGAAACGGAAATAATATCAAATTGACCTGGGTGAATCCCTCTGAAGAAGATTTTTCATATATAAGTATCTACATTGAAGGAAGCGCTGAACCAATAAAGGTAAAAGTAGCGGATTCTAAAATAGATCTTCAGCAAAATCCTAAAGACAAAGTCACGTACCGATTTAAGACTGTAGACACCAGTGGAAATGAATCAACTGGTACTTTAATAACTGTTGAGGAAAAACAGTAA